The sequence below is a genomic window from Deltaproteobacteria bacterium.
GCGTCGAGGATGCTCCAGTTGATTCGCCAGCCCGGTTTGTCCGCTTTCAAGCGCTCGAAGTATTTGTCCGCTTTCGCGCCAAGTTGCTGCGCATAGCCGGGCACTGGATCATGAATGGCGGTCAGCGGCTGACCTAGTTTTTCACGCATACGCCAGTGTGTGGGAAAACACACCGAAGCCCCTACCAAGCGATAGGGCTCGCCGGGTGCGGCTTGCCGCATGAGACAGAGATCTTCTTGTACCAGCCGACCGGCGAAGTCGAGAGTATGAAGGTGTACCTGCGGTACTGTCCAGGTTTGCCGTGTGACCAGATTTTGGAGGCAGTCACCTTGCTGCCGATACACGCGGGGAAAGTAGGTGAGCAGATGGGCAGTCAAGAGTTCCAATAACTCTGCTGCCCCCTCCGTTGCCTCGGGCAGCGCGGCAAACACCTCGTCCGGGCGCTCGTGCAAGAGTCGCACCTTCTCGGCCAGTTCAATTGCGAAGCGCTCATCCATCTCGATCCAGTCACTCTCGGCAAGCGGCTGCAAGCCGAGCGCGAGCTGAAACGGCCCGGCGCGGAACGGGGCATAATCTGGTACCGGTGGTAACGGTGGTGCTGGTGGGAAATCGGTCACGTGTCTCTTTCTAGGGAGCAGGGTCGTGTTTGGCAAGAGCGAATCGGGAAAAACGAGACGACCTCTCACGGAGCCGCCAGCGACATGCTATGATCCGCCAAATCCGAACCCCTAAAAGGAGGGACGTACGAATGACTCAACATCTCTATGCCGGTGCAGCACCCTTCAGCGGCGGGAGCGACCCGACTCAGCCGGGCGGGCTGTTTCGTTTAGCCGTGGGCGATACCGCTTGGCAGTCTCTCAACCGTGGATTGCCCGAGAAAGCCGAAGTGCGGGCAATTGCCATTCACCCCACCAATCCGCAGTTGGTGTATGTCGGCGCGCAGGACGGTCCGTATCGCAGTCAAAACGGCGGCGACACCTGGGAGCGCCTCGATTTCCCCGACAAGAATCTTGTCGTGTGGTCGATTATCTTCCATCCTAAGAATCCCCAGATTATGTACCTGGGCACGGCGCCGACAGCGATTTTCCGCAGCGAGAACGGTGGCGATACCTGGAAGCGGCTGCCTATCATCGATCCCAAAGGCATGGTGAAAATGGGGTTTCCCTGTCGCATCATTCGCCTCGCCATCGACCCCAGTCAGCCCGAGGAGATCTACGCCGGGATTGAAGTGGGCGGCGTGATTCGCAGCTTAGACGGCGGCGATACTTGGGACGACTGCACGGTGGAACTGCTCAAGTTTATGGAGAAAGACCACCTGAAAAGCCAACTCATCAGCGACACCCAGGCGGAAGGCATGATGGATTCGCACGCTTTGAGCGTCAGCGCGGCGCGCCCGGGAACGGTGTTCCTGGCGACGCGAATGGGCATTTTCTCCAGTCCGGATAAAGGAGAGACTTGGCAAGAGCTGGAAATCTGGAAACAATCGCCGTTCGCCTACGCGCGGGACATTCAAGTCGCGCCGGACAATCCGCACACGCTCTACGCTGCACTGAGCGATGCCGCGCTCGGCAGAGCCGGATCGGTCTATCGTAGCCAGGACTTGGGACAGACCTGGAAACGCTTCGATCATGGTCTGACCGCGCGGAGCACGATGATGACCGTTGCTCCTAGCCCGCGAAACTCCAAGGTCGTGTTTAGCGCGACCCGTAAGGGGCAAGTCTTCGGCACCATGGACAGCGGCACGACATGGGCAGAATGCCCGCTGCCCGAAGCCCGGCAAGACGTGTACGCGCTGGCGTGTAGTTAGGTTGCTAGAAAGAAGAGGCACTGAGTGCCGATATCGCTCTTATTAAGTAGTAGTCTGTCAGTTTGAATTTGAGGGGTTGTCATTCCGAACCAGAACGCAGTGCAGGTGAGGAATCTCGTGTTGGCCCTTCCCTCTTGAGATTCCTCGTCGCTCCGCTTCTCGGAATGACATCCATCAAAATTACCTGGACGAAGTAGTAGGTTTGAGTGTCGCGGAACTTTGTATGGCTGAGGAAAGCAGCGAAGGACTCAAGGAAGAAATCAAATACGAAGAGGTTCTATGACTAGCATCGAATGGCTTGCCGCAGGAATGGGAGTCACCGTCATGGTTGCCTTTCTGATTTTCTTTTGGAAAATGACTACACACTCGTAGGAAAAGGCCTAGCCCTTCTCCATCGTTTCGTTTTGTATAGGCTCCCAAAGACATCCAGACGCTTTTCGCTGTCGTCCTCTCTCCGTTTTGCCTCTTCTCCTTTCCCCTTTTCGCTTTTTGTTTTAGCGAGCCACCCGCCGTACCAGCAGCTCAAGAAAATACAGCGCCATCGCCAGCGGAATGAGGTACGGCAGAAGCGACTGTGGCTCTGGTGTACCGATTGGCTGCACGAGGGTCGAGACATCCGGGTTGATGCTGCCACCGGTGGCAGCGGCAAGGGCTTCCAGCAATGGCAGATTCGCTTGTGGCTGTGGCTGTTCCGTGGCTGTCCGACGCGCTGGTAGGGTGTAACCCAGCGGCCCGATCTTTTCGCCAGCAGGCGTGGTGACCTCTATCCGATAGTCTCCCGCCGATGCGTTGGCGAGGATGCCTTGATAGTGCCCGGGAGCCAACCGGCTCAAAGTCAGAATGCTGTCGCTGTTGCTCGGACCTGCGATCTTCGCGGAGGCGCTGCGTCCCTCTTCGCTCGCTCCAGAGGAAAAAACATCGACAACGAGTCCAGCCTCGTTGTGACCCAGTGCGACTGAGAAGTGCGTCTCTTGGCGTTTGACTTCCGCCATGCACCAGCGTACGGCTTGCGCCCAAAATGCACTAAATCCTTCCCAGCTCAGCCAGGGAGCGGACCAGCGGCCGTTGGCATCCGAGGTGAACGCGGCGGCTTTGCCTTGTCCGTAGGTCCAGGACGCCAAGAGCGGTGGACGTTTGCCGTCCGCTCGCAAAGTCACGTCCGCACGCGCACCGCTTTTGAGCGTGGTTTCCACGTAACCTTTTACTGGTGGCATGTTGCCGGTAGTAACGTTTTTGAGTAGGGGCGAGGCTGGATTGGGCAATGGGAAGAGGTCTTTCTCGACCATGGTTTTTTCTTCATCGTTTTTCTC
It includes:
- a CDS encoding DUF3445 domain-containing protein, producing MTDFPPAPPLPPVPDYAPFRAGPFQLALGLQPLAESDWIEMDERFAIELAEKVRLLHERPDEVFAALPEATEGAAELLELLTAHLLTYFPRVYRQQGDCLQNLVTRQTWTVPQVHLHTLDFAGRLVQEDLCLMRQAAPGEPYRLVGASVCFPTHWRMREKLGQPLTAIHDPVPGYAQQLGAKADKYFERLKADKPGWRINWSILDAPELFQPTGHGRTGINSNITPANAGDRLWLRMERQTLRRLPRTRDVVFTIRVHVRPIGQLARQPKRAADLAAALRALPEPTRVYKSLPPFLEALLAWLDQAATAEEHTGVRGNDTHE